From Denitrovibrio acetiphilus DSM 12809, the proteins below share one genomic window:
- the sfsA gene encoding DNA/RNA nuclease SfsA has translation MYKYPKLLKAKFIKRYKRFFTDVETSGEILTVHNPNTGSMKCIVKEGRDVLISESDNPKRKLKHTLEAFLIDGEWILTNTILMNRIVKHGIQDGEIPELGVISYLKSEYKYGDGRIDFLVECELGKCLIEVKNVTMFDEDTCIFPDAVTERGKKHLGLLVKSIEEGYTPIMFYVCQIDKPYFRPAWEIDPAYSAALYDAVDKGVRVVTLHTVFDEEEGTVFLEKGGELIKRQQA, from the coding sequence GTGTACAAATACCCCAAGTTATTGAAAGCAAAGTTTATTAAAAGATACAAAAGATTCTTTACGGATGTAGAAACATCAGGAGAAATACTCACTGTGCATAATCCTAATACAGGCTCAATGAAATGTATTGTGAAAGAGGGGAGAGATGTTCTGATCAGCGAGTCGGACAACCCTAAAAGAAAGCTGAAACATACTCTGGAGGCTTTTCTTATTGATGGTGAATGGATACTGACGAATACTATCCTTATGAACAGAATAGTGAAGCACGGCATTCAGGATGGCGAAATACCTGAACTCGGTGTGATAAGCTATCTTAAAAGTGAATACAAGTATGGTGACGGGCGGATAGATTTTCTGGTGGAGTGTGAACTAGGGAAGTGTCTCATAGAGGTAAAGAATGTCACTATGTTTGATGAGGATACTTGCATTTTTCCTGATGCTGTTACTGAGCGCGGTAAAAAGCATCTCGGGCTGCTGGTGAAGTCCATTGAAGAAGGCTATACCCCGATCATGTTTTATGTGTGTCAGATAGACAAACCATATTTCCGTCCCGCATGGGAGATAGACCCTGCATACTCAGCGGCTCTTTATGATGCGGTTGATAAGGGTGTTCGTGTTGTAACCCTGCATACAGT
- a CDS encoding lytic transglycosylase domain-containing protein, with protein sequence MKKTFERFTSAFIMSAVVLSAFAAFNVVYLFKMGNTVEKLSEKTMEKSDQYINTKNELKHEKDKMSFMAHVLDIKNVLDDMGSTTSSYNTMDFAYLIAKESLDNDLDPLLVLAVIQTESSFRKSIVSNKGAIGLMQILPNTAQYVSSMHDHIELTSTQELFEPQTNITIGISYLSYLINKFDNQKYALIAYNMGPTNLVRRIKTGNVLPNRYYRSVMRNYSYILSKSGRV encoded by the coding sequence ATGAAAAAAACTTTTGAACGCTTTACTTCAGCATTCATAATGTCTGCTGTCGTACTTTCTGCATTCGCCGCTTTTAATGTAGTCTATCTGTTCAAGATGGGCAATACTGTTGAAAAGCTCAGCGAAAAAACTATGGAAAAATCTGACCAGTACATCAATACGAAAAACGAACTTAAACATGAAAAGGATAAAATGTCCTTTATGGCACACGTGCTGGACATCAAAAACGTATTAGATGACATGGGCAGCACAACAAGCTCATACAACACAATGGACTTCGCCTATCTGATAGCTAAAGAGTCTCTGGATAATGACCTTGACCCGCTTCTGGTACTTGCAGTAATACAGACTGAAAGCTCCTTCAGGAAAAGCATTGTCTCAAACAAAGGAGCGATCGGGCTTATGCAAATACTGCCTAACACCGCTCAGTACGTTTCCTCAATGCACGACCACATAGAGCTTACAAGCACTCAGGAACTCTTCGAACCACAGACAAATATCACAATAGGCATCAGCTACCTCTCATACCTGATTAACAAGTTCGACAACCAAAAGTATGCCCTCATAGCTTACAACATGGGCCCAACAAATCTTGTCAGAAGGATAAAAACCGGCAACGTTCTGCCTAACAGATATTACCGCAGTGTCATGCGTAATTATAGCTATATCCTGAGCAAGTCAGGCAGGGTCTGA